One window from the genome of Vibrio vulnificus NBRC 15645 = ATCC 27562 encodes:
- the tyrS gene encoding tyrosine--tRNA ligase, which yields MASIEAALAEIKRGVEELIPEEELIAKLKEGRPLRIKLGADPTAPDIHLGHTVILNKLRAFQDLGHDVTFLIGDFTGMVGDPTGKNSTRPPLTREDVLRNAETYKQQVFKILDPAKTKIQFNSEWLSELGAEGMIRLAANQTVARMLERDDFKKRYAGGQPIAIHEFMYPLLQGYDSVAMETDVELGGTDQKFNLLMGRELQKANGQKPQVVLMMPLLVGLDGEKKMSKSANNYIGVSEAPSEMFGKIMSISDDLMWSYYELLSFRPLEELAQFKADVAAGKNPRDIKVLLAKEIIARFHSEADADAAEQEFVNRFAKNQIPDEMPEFTFAVGTPMANLLKEAELCSSTSEAMRMVKQGAAKMDGEKVEDAKAEPCVGTYVFQVGKRKFARITIA from the coding sequence ATGGCGAGCATTGAAGCCGCTTTAGCCGAGATTAAGCGCGGTGTTGAAGAGCTGATTCCAGAAGAAGAGTTAATCGCAAAACTAAAAGAAGGTCGTCCTCTTCGCATTAAATTGGGTGCCGATCCAACTGCGCCTGATATTCACTTAGGTCATACCGTCATTTTGAATAAGCTGCGTGCGTTTCAAGATCTTGGCCATGATGTGACATTTTTGATTGGTGACTTTACTGGTATGGTCGGTGACCCTACTGGTAAAAACTCGACGCGCCCACCGTTGACTCGTGAAGATGTGCTACGCAATGCTGAAACCTATAAGCAGCAAGTGTTCAAAATTCTCGATCCTGCGAAAACAAAAATTCAGTTTAACTCTGAATGGTTGTCTGAGCTTGGTGCTGAAGGCATGATTCGTCTTGCGGCAAACCAGACCGTTGCACGTATGCTAGAGCGTGATGATTTCAAAAAACGCTATGCAGGTGGTCAGCCAATCGCTATTCATGAGTTTATGTACCCACTTCTACAAGGCTACGACTCAGTGGCGATGGAAACCGACGTAGAGCTCGGTGGTACTGACCAGAAGTTTAACTTGCTCATGGGCCGTGAACTGCAAAAAGCGAACGGACAAAAACCGCAAGTGGTATTGATGATGCCTCTTCTTGTTGGCCTAGACGGCGAGAAGAAAATGTCAAAATCAGCCAACAACTACATTGGTGTTAGCGAAGCACCAAGCGAGATGTTTGGTAAGATCATGTCAATCTCAGATGATCTGATGTGGAGCTACTACGAGTTGCTTTCTTTCCGTCCATTGGAAGAGCTAGCTCAGTTCAAAGCGGATGTTGCAGCAGGTAAAAACCCACGTGATATCAAAGTACTGTTAGCAAAAGAGATCATTGCACGTTTCCATAGTGAAGCCGATGCGGATGCGGCCGAACAAGAGTTCGTTAACCGTTTTGCGAAAAATCAGATCCCTGATGAAATGCCAGAGTTTACTTTTGCTGTAGGCACGCCAATGGCGAACTTGCTAAAAGAAGCAGAGCTATGTTCATCAACATCGGAAGCGATGCGTATGGTTAAACAAGGCGCGGCTAAGATGGATGGTGAAAAAGTAGAAGATGCCAAAGCAGAACCATGCGTTGGTACGTATGTGTTCCAAGTTGGTAAACGTAAGTTTGCTCGAATCACTATTGCGTAA
- the erpA gene encoding iron-sulfur cluster insertion protein ErpA — translation MSDINLPLSFSDAAAARVKMLIAEEENPALKLRVYITGGGCSGFQYGFTFDESVNEGDTTIENSGVTLVVDPMSLQYLIGGVVDYTEGLEGSRFFVNNPNATTTCGCGASFSV, via the coding sequence GTGAGCGATATTAATCTACCATTATCATTTTCTGATGCAGCAGCAGCACGAGTTAAGATGTTGATTGCTGAAGAAGAAAACCCAGCGCTTAAATTGCGTGTTTACATTACTGGCGGTGGTTGTAGCGGCTTCCAGTACGGTTTTACTTTTGATGAAAGCGTCAATGAAGGCGATACCACTATCGAAAACAGTGGTGTTACGTTAGTTGTTGACCCAATGAGTCTGCAGTATTTAATTGGCGGCGTTGTCGATTACACAGAAGGGTTGGAAGGCTCACGCTTTTTCGTCAACAACCCAAATGCAACAACCACGTGTGGTTGTGGTGCATCATTCAGCGTGTAA
- the rsmC gene encoding 16S rRNA (guanine(1207)-N(2))-methyltransferase RsmC has translation MSAYTAPSQIAQRQLDYFNGKHVLVAGEVEDLFPLELAEHCESVSVFTSNYSYFRQIRAHSTITSYFGSQLEADSQADLLLLYWPKAKAEAEYLIAMLMAKLGPGCEIVVVGENRSGVKSIEKMFQAYGPVNKYDSARRCSFYWGQCNTQPNAFNQADWFRHYSINIHGQQLEIQSLPGVFSHGEFDLGSQLLLETLPSLSGKVLDFGCGAGVIGAFMAKRNPSIELEMCDINAYALASSEATLAANGLQGRVFASDIYSDTADDYRFIISNPPFHSGLDTNYNAAETLLGQAPQHLNKQGELIIVANSFLKYPPIIEQAFSNCATLNKTNKFSIYHASK, from the coding sequence ATGTCTGCCTATACTGCTCCTAGCCAAATTGCCCAACGACAACTCGACTATTTCAACGGAAAGCACGTGCTCGTCGCAGGGGAAGTTGAAGATTTGTTTCCACTCGAACTGGCTGAACACTGTGAATCGGTGAGTGTGTTCACATCGAATTACAGCTATTTCCGTCAAATTCGCGCCCATTCAACGATCACCAGCTACTTTGGCTCGCAACTTGAGGCAGATAGCCAAGCCGATCTCTTACTGCTTTACTGGCCAAAGGCCAAAGCAGAGGCGGAATATCTCATAGCCATGCTGATGGCTAAGTTGGGTCCTGGGTGCGAAATTGTTGTGGTGGGAGAGAATCGCTCAGGTGTTAAAAGCATCGAAAAAATGTTCCAAGCGTATGGCCCCGTCAACAAGTACGATTCAGCTCGTCGCTGCTCCTTTTATTGGGGGCAATGCAACACGCAACCAAACGCCTTTAATCAAGCCGATTGGTTCCGCCATTACTCCATCAATATCCACGGACAACAGTTAGAGATTCAAAGCCTGCCGGGTGTCTTTAGCCATGGCGAGTTTGATTTAGGCAGTCAATTACTGCTGGAAACGCTTCCCTCTTTAAGTGGCAAGGTATTGGATTTTGGTTGTGGAGCTGGTGTTATTGGTGCATTCATGGCCAAGCGCAACCCATCCATTGAACTCGAGATGTGTGACATCAATGCTTACGCGTTAGCGTCCAGTGAAGCAACGCTAGCAGCCAATGGTTTGCAAGGTCGCGTTTTTGCTTCTGACATCTACTCCGACACTGCTGATGACTATCGTTTTATCATCTCTAACCCTCCATTTCACAGTGGTTTGGACACCAATTACAACGCGGCTGAAACACTATTAGGCCAAGCGCCACAGCATTTGAACAAGCAAGGGGAATTGATCATCGTAGCGAACAGCTTCCTCAAATACCCACCAATTATTGAGCAAGCATTCAGTAATTGCGCGACTCTAAATAAGACCAATAAGTTCTCGATATACCACGCCAGCAAATAG
- the hemL gene encoding glutamate-1-semialdehyde 2,1-aminomutase, which produces MTKSAELYQKAQQTIPGGVNSPVRAFNGVGGSPIFVERADGAFIFDADGKAYIDYVGSWGPMILGHNHAVIREAVIDAAQRGLSFGAPTEMEIKMAELVSELVPSMEQLRMVSSGTEATMSAIRLARGFTGRDKILKFEGCYHGHADSLLVKAGSGALTLGQPSSPGVPADFAKHTLTATFNDLDSVRELFAANKGEIACIIVEPVAGNMNCIPPVEGFHEGLREICDQEGALLIFDEVMTGFRVALGGAQAHYNIKPDLTTLGKVIGGGMPVGAFGGRKEVMQYIAPTGPVYQAGTLSGNPVAMAAGYACLTLLREEGNEKRLASKTKHLADGFKSLAAQHGIPLVVNQVGGMFGFFFTEQEQITCYEDVTKCDIERFKRFFHLMIDHGVYLAPSAFEASFTSLAHGSKEIEATLEAADRCFAILAAESK; this is translated from the coding sequence ATGACCAAATCAGCCGAGCTGTATCAAAAAGCCCAGCAAACCATTCCTGGTGGCGTTAACTCACCCGTTCGTGCGTTCAACGGCGTTGGCGGTTCGCCAATTTTCGTCGAAAGAGCCGATGGCGCTTTCATTTTTGATGCGGATGGCAAAGCCTACATCGATTACGTAGGTTCATGGGGTCCGATGATTTTGGGCCATAACCACGCGGTGATTCGTGAAGCGGTGATTGATGCAGCGCAACGTGGTCTCAGTTTTGGTGCTCCGACCGAAATGGAAATCAAAATGGCTGAGTTGGTTTCCGAGCTCGTTCCTTCGATGGAGCAACTACGCATGGTCAGTTCAGGTACTGAAGCGACCATGAGTGCAATCCGCCTAGCACGCGGCTTCACTGGCCGAGATAAAATTCTGAAGTTTGAAGGTTGTTATCACGGCCACGCAGACAGCTTGCTTGTTAAGGCGGGCTCTGGTGCATTGACTCTAGGCCAACCAAGCTCTCCAGGTGTACCTGCCGATTTCGCAAAACATACCCTAACCGCTACATTTAACGATCTCGATTCAGTACGAGAGCTGTTTGCCGCAAACAAGGGGGAAATCGCGTGTATCATCGTTGAACCAGTGGCGGGCAACATGAACTGTATTCCGCCAGTGGAAGGCTTCCACGAGGGGCTACGCGAGATCTGCGATCAAGAAGGCGCACTGCTGATTTTTGATGAAGTGATGACTGGCTTCCGTGTGGCACTTGGTGGTGCACAAGCTCACTACAACATCAAACCAGACTTGACCACACTTGGTAAGGTTATTGGTGGTGGCATGCCTGTTGGTGCATTTGGTGGCCGTAAAGAAGTCATGCAGTACATCGCCCCGACCGGTCCTGTTTACCAAGCAGGAACATTATCAGGTAACCCTGTAGCCATGGCGGCGGGCTACGCTTGTTTAACGTTGCTGCGTGAAGAAGGCAACGAAAAGCGTCTGGCATCAAAAACCAAACATCTGGCCGATGGCTTTAAGTCTCTTGCTGCACAGCATGGCATTCCACTTGTGGTTAACCAAGTGGGCGGTATGTTTGGCTTCTTCTTTACTGAGCAAGAGCAGATCACTTGCTATGAAGATGTCACTAAGTGCGATATTGAACGCTTCAAACGCTTCTTCCACCTCATGATTGATCACGGTGTTTATTTGGCACCTTCTGCCTTTGAAGCCAGCTTCACCTCATTAGCTCACGGCAGCAAAGAGATTGAGGCAACATTGGAAGCGGCAGATCGTTGTTTTGCGATTTTGGCAGCAGAAAGCAAGTAA
- a CDS encoding AI-2E family transporter translates to MPEKIKISSSHWVLIVALLAAGTACYLLVEPYINSIIMAFIISLLMFPIHDWFESKMPKHRNMASLLSCVVLTFIIVVPLLFVFAAIVQQGSVFSQNTYQWVTHGGIQQVLGHPWIVKGLKLVNEYLPFDNIDAKSIAEKIGQLATSFGSNLVAISAKILGDATNFLMDFFLMLFVLFFLLRDHDKIISAIRHILPLSRSQEDKLLSEIENVSKSAVMGSFLTAIAQGIAGGLGMWLAGFPGLFWGTMMGFASFIPVVGTALIWIPATIYLFLTGDTGWAIFLAIWSIAIVGSIDNLLRPFLMQGSAGMNTLLIFFSLLGGIQLFGLIGLIYGPLIFAITMVLFNIYEEEFKGFLDQQDNS, encoded by the coding sequence GTGCCAGAAAAAATTAAAATCAGCTCAAGCCACTGGGTGCTGATCGTCGCATTGTTAGCCGCAGGAACTGCGTGCTACCTGTTGGTCGAGCCTTATATTAACTCGATTATCATGGCGTTCATCATTTCCCTATTGATGTTTCCCATTCACGACTGGTTTGAAAGCAAAATGCCCAAACATCGCAATATGGCGTCGCTGCTCTCTTGCGTTGTTTTAACCTTTATTATCGTTGTGCCTTTGTTATTTGTTTTTGCTGCTATTGTTCAGCAAGGATCCGTTTTCTCGCAAAATACCTATCAGTGGGTAACACATGGCGGTATTCAACAAGTGCTCGGTCATCCGTGGATTGTTAAAGGTCTAAAACTGGTTAATGAGTACTTACCTTTTGACAATATTGACGCCAAATCCATTGCAGAAAAAATTGGCCAACTCGCCACCTCATTTGGTTCAAACCTAGTTGCCATCAGTGCAAAAATACTCGGCGACGCGACCAACTTCCTGATGGATTTTTTCTTGATGCTGTTTGTGCTCTTTTTCTTATTGCGCGATCACGACAAAATCATCAGTGCGATTCGTCATATTCTGCCATTATCGCGCAGCCAAGAAGATAAGCTGCTGAGCGAGATTGAAAATGTTTCAAAATCTGCGGTAATGGGCTCTTTTCTCACCGCGATTGCACAAGGGATTGCCGGTGGTTTAGGGATGTGGCTTGCGGGCTTCCCTGGGCTCTTCTGGGGCACCATGATGGGCTTTGCCTCATTTATTCCCGTTGTCGGTACCGCGCTTATTTGGATCCCAGCCACCATCTACTTATTCTTAACCGGGGATACTGGTTGGGCTATCTTCCTTGCCATTTGGAGCATCGCTATTGTTGGCTCGATCGATAACTTACTACGACCATTTTTAATGCAAGGCAGTGCCGGAATGAACACCTTACTGATCTTCTTCTCTCTATTGGGAGGAATTCAGTTGTTTGGACTGATAGGTCTGATCTACGGTCCACTGATTTTTGCTATCACTATGGTGCTATTTAATATTTACGAGGAAGAGTTTAAGGGCTTCCTTGACCAGCAAGACAACAGCTAA
- a CDS encoding efflux RND transporter periplasmic adaptor subunit — translation MSIKQQGRQFIQRPWLVSLLIILILGAWLGFGSSKADETSSTKAAQEIPLAKVVYQTFLAQPTARSIDLYGRTAPNRQARLGAEIAGKIVRLEVEKGQAVRKGQVIAIIDKRDLDYRLQRAKAMLEVKLKEFKAAQSLKSRGLQGEVAFATAEAALVDAKANLNNVETELSNTEVRAPFDGILDSRFVEVGDFVGIGDPVATVIDLQKLVIEADVSERHVQHLAAKQMAQVRLIGGQLLQGAIRYVGQVSSPSTNTFPIEIEVDNSQHRIPAGVSAEVQLTLDQTSAIKVTPAMLALDERGNLGVKTVQNQHVRFVPIQLVKAEQDGVWLSGLGEEVDIIVLGQGFVRDGDLVDATPQTELVTN, via the coding sequence ATGTCTATCAAACAACAAGGCCGCCAGTTTATTCAGCGTCCGTGGCTAGTATCTCTTCTTATCATTCTCATCTTAGGTGCATGGCTTGGTTTTGGCAGTAGCAAAGCCGATGAAACATCGTCCACCAAAGCCGCGCAAGAAATTCCATTAGCGAAAGTCGTGTATCAAACGTTCCTGGCTCAGCCAACGGCACGCAGTATTGATCTGTATGGTCGAACCGCGCCCAACCGCCAAGCTCGTTTAGGCGCAGAGATTGCGGGAAAAATCGTGCGTTTAGAAGTCGAGAAAGGCCAAGCGGTACGTAAAGGTCAGGTGATTGCGATAATCGATAAGCGTGATTTGGATTATCGCTTGCAGCGCGCGAAAGCCATGCTTGAAGTGAAGCTGAAAGAGTTTAAGGCAGCGCAATCCTTGAAAAGTCGCGGTTTACAAGGCGAAGTCGCGTTTGCAACAGCAGAAGCTGCTTTGGTTGACGCAAAAGCCAATCTCAACAATGTGGAAACCGAGCTGAGCAATACAGAAGTTCGGGCTCCTTTTGATGGCATCCTTGATAGCCGTTTTGTCGAAGTGGGGGATTTCGTTGGTATTGGCGATCCAGTGGCGACCGTGATCGATCTACAAAAATTGGTGATTGAAGCCGACGTCAGCGAAAGACATGTTCAGCATCTGGCGGCGAAACAGATGGCGCAAGTGCGTTTGATTGGTGGGCAGCTATTGCAAGGCGCAATTCGTTATGTTGGGCAAGTCTCTTCCCCTTCAACCAATACCTTTCCCATTGAAATTGAAGTCGACAACAGCCAGCATCGCATTCCTGCAGGTGTTAGCGCAGAAGTGCAGTTAACCCTAGATCAGACATCCGCGATTAAAGTGACGCCAGCGATGTTGGCTCTTGATGAGCGTGGTAATTTAGGCGTCAAAACAGTGCAGAATCAGCATGTACGCTTTGTTCCTATTCAATTGGTAAAAGCCGAGCAAGATGGCGTGTGGCTGTCTGGCTTGGGAGAAGAGGTTGACATTATCGTACTGGGGCAAGGTTTTGTTCGAGATGGCGATTTGGTTGATGCGACACCGCAAACAGAACTCGTAACCAATTGA
- a CDS encoding efflux RND transporter permease subunit gives MLSVIDAVLSRSRTMMTLLVMILLAGIGTYMTIPKESSPDITIPIIYVSVGHQGISPTDAERLLVRPIEQELRSIEGVKEMTSTASEGHASVMLEFTVGVDLAKAMADVRDAVDLAKPKLPADSDEPTVNEVTLASEEPVLSVVLYGTLPERTIVQIARQLRDKLESYRQVLEVDIAGDREDIVEIIVDPLLMESYGLDQGDIYNLIALNNRVVAAGFVDTGYGRFSVKVPSVFDSLKDVLELPIKVDGKQVITFADVATVRRAFRDPESFARLDGKPAVVLDVKKRAGENIIETVELVKRVIEEGQKRADWPDNLLVKYTWDQSEDVELMLNDLQNNILSAIILVVIVIIAILGVRTALLVGISIPGSFLTGLLVLAVFGLTVNIVVLFSLIMAVGMLVDGAIVVTEFADRRMQEGVERKQAYRDAAKRMAWPITASTATTLAAFAPLLFWPDITGEFMKYLPLTLIATLAASLIMALLFVPVLGGLIGKPQNVSSENQRRMVALHNGEFDKATGITKLYYHTLAIAVRHPLKILLSAILMAGGVGFAYNKAGLGAEFFPEVDPPFFTVKVRSYGDLSIFEKDVVMRDIEQVMLGHDEFESVYTRTGGDDEIGQIQITPVDWQYRRKVKEIIDELKQTTSTFSGVEIEYKFPDAGPPVEHDLVIEMSSRIPEHLDDAAKVVRHWADNNPALTNLSDTSSKEGIDWQIDIRRDDASRFAADATLVGNTVQFVTNGLKIGDYLPDDANEEVDILVRYPEEKRDIGRFDQLRVKTPAGLVPITNFAQIKPEPKQDTIKRIDGQRVINVMADMVEGYNLALELPKIEQALSELGLPEGVEFRIRGQNEEQEHSSAFLQNAFMIALAVMALILITQFNSFYQAFLILSAVLFSTVGVFAGLLIFQKPFGVIMSGIGVIALAGIVVNNNIVLIDTYNQLRQRGLDKEEAILRTGVQRLRPVMLTTVTTILGLLPMVLEMNIDLINQKIEFGAPSTQWWSQLATAVAGGLAFATVLTLVLTPCLLMLGREHRSVNEDDDVEEDLIDEVHTNIPPAANSESGKVVGL, from the coding sequence ATGTTATCTGTGATAGATGCGGTTCTTTCCCGCTCTCGTACCATGATGACGCTGCTGGTGATGATTTTGCTGGCAGGCATTGGTACTTACATGACGATTCCTAAAGAATCGAGTCCAGACATCACTATTCCGATTATTTACGTTTCCGTCGGCCACCAAGGCATCTCTCCTACGGATGCGGAGCGTTTGCTTGTGCGTCCGATAGAGCAAGAGCTGCGTTCTATCGAAGGGGTCAAAGAGATGACTTCGACGGCATCGGAAGGGCATGCTTCGGTTATGTTGGAGTTTACTGTGGGGGTAGACCTAGCAAAGGCGATGGCGGATGTTCGTGATGCCGTGGATCTCGCTAAGCCCAAATTACCTGCCGATAGCGACGAGCCTACCGTTAATGAAGTTACTTTGGCGTCGGAAGAGCCGGTACTGTCAGTGGTGCTTTATGGCACGCTACCAGAGCGTACCATTGTTCAAATTGCTCGCCAGCTACGCGATAAGTTAGAGAGTTATCGCCAAGTCCTTGAGGTCGATATTGCCGGTGATCGCGAAGACATTGTTGAAATCATCGTCGATCCCTTGTTGATGGAAAGTTATGGCCTCGATCAAGGTGACATTTACAACCTGATCGCGTTGAACAACCGAGTGGTGGCGGCCGGTTTTGTTGACACGGGTTATGGCCGTTTCTCGGTCAAAGTACCTTCCGTGTTTGATTCATTAAAGGATGTGTTAGAACTACCAATCAAAGTGGATGGTAAGCAGGTCATTACGTTTGCCGATGTGGCGACAGTACGGAGAGCTTTTCGCGATCCGGAGTCTTTTGCTCGTCTAGATGGTAAGCCGGCCGTGGTACTCGATGTAAAAAAACGCGCCGGTGAAAATATCATCGAAACCGTTGAGTTGGTTAAACGAGTGATTGAAGAAGGTCAAAAGCGGGCAGATTGGCCAGATAACTTGCTGGTGAAATACACCTGGGATCAGTCGGAAGATGTTGAGTTGATGCTCAATGATCTGCAAAACAACATATTGTCCGCGATCATTTTGGTGGTCATCGTCATTATTGCCATTTTGGGTGTTCGAACTGCGTTGCTTGTGGGGATCTCGATCCCAGGCTCCTTCCTCACTGGCTTATTGGTTTTGGCCGTGTTCGGTCTCACCGTCAATATCGTGGTGCTCTTTTCTCTGATCATGGCTGTAGGCATGCTGGTGGACGGGGCTATTGTGGTCACCGAGTTTGCCGATCGCCGTATGCAGGAAGGGGTCGAACGCAAACAGGCGTATCGTGACGCAGCCAAACGCATGGCGTGGCCGATTACCGCATCAACAGCGACGACGTTAGCTGCATTTGCACCACTGCTTTTCTGGCCCGATATTACGGGCGAATTCATGAAGTATTTGCCTTTGACCTTAATTGCGACGTTAGCGGCGTCTCTCATTATGGCGTTGTTGTTTGTGCCAGTATTAGGGGGGCTGATCGGCAAGCCGCAAAATGTCTCAAGTGAGAATCAGCGTCGTATGGTGGCTTTGCACAATGGTGAATTCGACAAAGCAACGGGTATCACCAAGCTTTACTACCATACTTTGGCGATTGCCGTGCGACACCCATTGAAGATCTTGTTGAGCGCGATCCTAATGGCGGGTGGTGTTGGCTTTGCCTATAACAAAGCTGGGTTAGGAGCGGAGTTTTTCCCTGAAGTCGATCCTCCTTTCTTTACGGTGAAAGTTCGTTCTTACGGTGACTTGTCGATTTTTGAGAAAGACGTCGTGATGCGAGATATCGAACAAGTGATGCTTGGGCATGATGAGTTTGAAAGCGTCTATACCCGAACTGGTGGTGATGACGAAATTGGCCAGATCCAAATTACGCCTGTGGATTGGCAGTATCGGCGTAAAGTCAAAGAGATTATTGATGAGTTAAAACAAACCACATCCACATTCTCTGGGGTTGAGATCGAATATAAATTTCCCGATGCAGGGCCGCCAGTGGAGCATGATTTGGTGATCGAGATGTCATCTCGAATCCCTGAGCACCTTGATGATGCGGCTAAAGTGGTGCGCCATTGGGCGGACAATAATCCTGCGCTGACTAACTTGAGTGATACTTCCAGCAAGGAAGGGATCGATTGGCAAATCGACATTCGCCGTGACGATGCCTCGCGTTTTGCAGCTGACGCGACTTTGGTTGGCAATACGGTCCAGTTTGTGACTAATGGTTTGAAAATTGGTGATTACTTACCGGATGACGCCAATGAAGAAGTGGACATTTTGGTACGCTATCCGGAAGAAAAACGCGACATTGGGCGCTTTGATCAGTTAAGAGTGAAGACTCCCGCAGGGCTTGTGCCGATTACCAATTTTGCGCAGATCAAACCTGAGCCTAAACAAGATACGATCAAACGGATTGATGGGCAGCGAGTGATCAACGTCATGGCCGATATGGTTGAGGGTTACAACTTAGCGCTTGAACTGCCAAAGATTGAGCAAGCGCTCAGTGAGCTTGGCTTGCCTGAGGGCGTGGAGTTTCGGATTCGAGGGCAAAATGAAGAGCAGGAGCATTCATCCGCGTTTTTACAAAACGCCTTTATGATCGCACTGGCGGTGATGGCACTTATCTTGATCACTCAGTTTAATAGTTTCTATCAAGCGTTTTTGATCCTCAGTGCTGTGCTCTTTTCCACGGTCGGGGTTTTTGCTGGGCTGTTGATTTTCCAAAAACCGTTTGGCGTTATTATGTCGGGCATCGGTGTTATTGCGTTGGCAGGTATTGTGGTGAACAACAATATTGTATTGATCGACACTTATAACCAGTTACGCCAACGTGGTTTAGACAAAGAAGAAGCGATCTTGCGCACTGGGGTTCAGCGTTTAAGGCCGGTGATGCTCACCACGGTGACGACCATCCTTGGATTATTGCCGATGGTATTGGAAATGAATATCGACTTGATCAACCAAAAAATTGAGTTTGGTGCACCAAGTACCCAGTGGTGGTCACAGTTGGCAACCGCTGTAGCGGGTGGTTTGGCGTTTGCGACGGTATTAACTTTAGTATTGACGCCATGTTTATTGATGCTGGGGCGAGAACATAGAAGTGTGAATGAAGACGATGACGTCGAAGAAGATCTCATCGACGAGGTTCATACCAACATTCCACCTGCAGCAAACTCTGAATCCGGAAAAGTCGTCGGCTTGTAA
- a CDS encoding peptidoglycan DD-metalloendopeptidase family protein: protein MLSIFARLPILHKVLIGFFSAIIFIALFLLPDANELRPKENRLEVGRHYPIDIEMQRLSINPVLSTESSVHRWERYRVKDGESAAILFQRIGLSASLLHQLITTNDEIKTQLSRLKPGDMLQFGFDAQDQLVKLKRQVNAFETFEITRSDTGYRSQLNNKEVNYQYAYAEASITSNFWNAAISAGLTANQIMELAGIFGWDIDFAQDIRERDSFRVLYQEQVVEGEVIGRGRIIAAIFRNQGDTFTAIYDDKTGNYYDENGRAMKKAFLRAPIDFRRVSSNFNPRRLHPVTGQVKAHRGTDYVAPVGTPIWAAGDGVVQQAGYNQFNGNYVFIRHSNTYLTKYLHLQKRLVKTGQRVKQGQSIGTLGGTGRVTGPHLHYEFLVNGVHKNPRTVSLPQAQSLSGQAKETFIANSKLRLDKLERYSKLLAMN, encoded by the coding sequence ATGCTTTCAATTTTTGCCCGTCTTCCCATATTGCACAAAGTGCTGATCGGCTTTTTTAGTGCGATAATTTTTATCGCTCTGTTTCTTTTGCCTGATGCTAATGAACTGCGCCCAAAAGAGAACCGTTTAGAAGTAGGACGCCACTACCCTATTGACATCGAGATGCAGCGATTGTCAATCAATCCCGTTTTGTCTACCGAATCCTCAGTGCATCGTTGGGAACGCTATCGCGTGAAGGATGGGGAAAGCGCCGCCATCTTATTCCAACGCATTGGCTTATCAGCTTCCTTATTACACCAATTGATCACCACCAACGATGAGATCAAAACTCAACTTTCTCGCCTTAAACCTGGTGATATGCTGCAATTTGGCTTTGATGCACAGGATCAATTAGTCAAACTCAAACGCCAGGTGAATGCCTTCGAAACCTTTGAAATCACTCGAAGCGATACTGGTTACCGCTCTCAGCTTAATAATAAGGAAGTGAACTACCAGTACGCGTATGCCGAAGCGTCCATTACTTCAAACTTTTGGAATGCCGCCATCAGCGCAGGATTGACGGCTAATCAAATAATGGAACTCGCCGGGATTTTTGGCTGGGACATCGACTTTGCGCAAGATATTCGTGAACGAGACAGCTTTCGCGTGCTTTATCAAGAACAGGTTGTAGAAGGAGAAGTTATCGGTCGTGGCCGTATTATTGCTGCTATTTTCCGTAACCAAGGCGACACCTTCACCGCCATCTATGATGACAAAACAGGCAACTATTACGACGAGAATGGGCGAGCAATGAAGAAAGCGTTCTTGCGGGCACCTATCGATTTCCGACGCGTAAGCTCTAACTTTAACCCTCGCCGACTGCATCCCGTTACCGGTCAAGTCAAAGCGCACCGAGGGACTGACTACGTTGCCCCCGTTGGCACACCCATTTGGGCCGCAGGCGATGGTGTCGTACAACAAGCGGGATACAACCAATTTAACGGCAACTATGTGTTTATCCGCCACAGCAATACTTATCTGACGAAGTATTTGCATCTACAAAAGAGATTGGTCAAGACCGGACAGCGAGTCAAACAAGGCCAAAGTATTGGTACTTTAGGCGGAACAGGCCGTGTGACAGGCCCTCACCTGCATTATGAATTTTTGGTCAACGGGGTTCACAAAAACCCCAGAACGGTCAGCTTACCTCAAGCTCAATCGTTGAGCGGACAAGCAAAAGAGACCTTCATCGCCAATTCTAAACTGCGTCTTGATAAATTGGAGCGCTACAGTAAGTTACTGGCAATGAACTAA